In Rutidosis leptorrhynchoides isolate AG116_Rl617_1_P2 chromosome 2, CSIRO_AGI_Rlap_v1, whole genome shotgun sequence, one genomic interval encodes:
- the LOC139890346 gene encoding F-box protein CPR1-like, which produces MSLWEVDDILNNILGRVPGKSLLRFKCVSQHWNRLISDPYFMKSRSRRMILLKHPTPLVVIDEMAPPNLIKIPYPNNNFIKEIECTDISIVGTMNGIVILVVTDLWLRSHMYLYNPLTRTSKLLDVMDRPSSIDRPYYAFGFGYGETTNDLKIIRFGDLDYANNDNLPSGIPCDVFDIKTSSWGTSPIKYLEIGIRFWGAALNVKEMVFSEINLPSGSGRNARLMYPVSSIYPSIYEYVGTTLGSLNGCLCIISENDTGFGFKLWTMMKEHQAKKNPWRKAHSFTFGGGLEGNCFRHKFHPMCILANGKILLTDGSNQFVIFDTSKDTYETVLNNLTNHTDSIRLVTISEFMSLRSIEYVESLVSPSDLCAAVSVLLLFNINPYILFIV; this is translated from the exons ATGTCCTTATGGGAGGTTGATGACATTCTTAACAACATCCTTGGTAGAGTTCCAGGCAAGTCTTTACTCCGGTTTAAATGCGTATCACAACATTGGAATCGTCTAATTTCAGATCCTTATTTTATGAAGTCGAGATCACGTCGAATGATTCTTCTCAAACACCCAACGCCTCTTGTCGTTATAGACGAGATGGCTCCTCCTAACCTAATCAAGATTCCTTAtcctaataataattttattaaggaAATTGAATGTACAGACATCTCTATTGTTGGAACGATGAATGGCATAGTCATTTTAGTCGTTACCGATTTGTGGTTACGTAGTCATATGTATCTATACAATCCGTTAACCCGTACATCCAAGTTACTTGATGTTATGGATCGACCCTCTTCGATAGATAGACCCTACTATGCATTTGGATTTGGATATGGTGAAACGACAAACGACTTGAAGATTATCAGATTTGGAGATCTTGACTatgcaaataatgataatctaccaAGTGGGATTCCTTGTGATGTCTTTGATATTAAAACTAGTTCGTGGGGCACGTCACCAATTAAGTACCTCGAGATAGGCATTCGTTTTTGGGGTGCgg CTCTTAATGTTAAGGAGATGGTATTTTCGGAAATAAATCTACCAAGTGGGAGTGGGAGAAATGCTAGGTTAATGTATCCAGTGTCGTCAATCTATCCATCTATATATGAGTATGTAGGCACAACTTTGGGTTCATTAAATGGATGCCTTTGCATAATATCCGAGAACGATACCGGTTTCGGATTTAAGTTGTGGACGATGATGAAAGAACATCAAGCAAAGAAGAATCCGTGGAGGAAAGCACATTCGTTCACATTCGGTGGTGGTTTGGAAGGTAACTGTTTCCGCCATAAGTTTCACCCTATGTGTATTTTGGCTAATGGAAAAATTCTTTTGACTGATGGCTCAAACCAGTTTGTTATCTTTGATACATCAAAAGATACATATGAAACAGTATTAAATAATCTCACAAATCATACAGATTCGATAAGATTGGTCACGATTTCAGAATTTATGAGTTTACGCTCGATTGAGTATGTGGAAAGCTTGGTTTCACCATCAGATCTCTGTGCTGCTGTTTCTGTGCTGCTGTTGTTTAACATCAATCCCTACATTCTCTTTATAGTCTAG